A single window of Penaeus vannamei isolate JL-2024 chromosome 24, ASM4276789v1, whole genome shotgun sequence DNA harbors:
- the ND-13A gene encoding NADH dehydrogenase [ubiquinone] iron-sulfur protein 6, mitochondrial produces MLPNQLFNMASAGLFVSRNLRNIARLPGNCRALQTSSIVKDSSSTHTGQKFDENDSRNARFMVNPRQTNPRWSINLIKEVPPKAVNTRIVACDGGPGALGHPRVYINLDQPGTHDCIYCGLRYYKEDSH; encoded by the exons aTGTTACCGAATCAGCTGTTCAACATGGCGTCCGCCGGATTGTTCGTCTCTCGTAATTTAAGGAATATTGCAAGACTCCCAGGAAATTGCAGAGCACTTCAGACCTCTAGTATTGTTAAGGATTCTTCATCCACTCATACAGGACAG AAATTTGACGAGAATGATAGCCGAAATGCCAGGTTCATGGTGAATCCCAGACAAACAAATCCGAGGTGGTCCATCAACTTGATCAAGGAAGTTCCTCCCAAGGCGGTAAACACTCGCATTGTGGCTTGTGATGGAGGTCCTGGAGCTCTCGGCCACCCCAGGGTCTATATCAACTTG GACCAGCCAGGAACTCACGACTGCATCTATTGTGGGCTCCGGTATTACAAGGAGGATAGCCATTAA